In the Chromatiaceae bacterium genome, one interval contains:
- a CDS encoding circularly permuted type 2 ATP-grasp protein, whose protein sequence is MTIDWKTYDAGVFFDEMISTPGHPRTVARHLAAFLKSLSTEEVKARQQSADAAIVDMGITFTVYSEGTNIDRAWPFDIIPRVIPGKEWARVSAGLEQRVRALNLFIDDLYGEQKIVKDGVFPAELLAHSKNFRHEVRGVKPPHGVWAHICGSDLIRDERGRFHVLEDNLRVPSGVSYMLENRVLTKRVFGELFEDASILPVADYPAQLFDMLAAISPRPLDFPEVVVLTPGIYNSAYFEHAFLAQQMGAELVEGADLVVADDDCVYMRTIDGLQRVDVIYRRVDDLFLDPEVFNPDSALGVPGLMRAWRKGNVGIANAPGAGVADDKVVYAFVPQIIRYYLDQDAIIPNVETYVCLYDEQRAYVLDNLDKLVVKPANESGGYGMLIGPKATKKERREFAGLIRDDPRNYIAQPLIPLSTVPTLVDDHVEPRHVDLRPFTLQASGVYVTPGGLTRVALRKGSTVVNSSQGGGSKDTWILQAEGT, encoded by the coding sequence ATGACGATCGACTGGAAGACATACGACGCGGGCGTTTTTTTCGACGAGATGATCAGTACGCCCGGACATCCGCGCACGGTCGCCCGGCACCTGGCCGCTTTTCTGAAATCACTCAGCACCGAAGAGGTCAAGGCGCGCCAGCAGTCGGCGGACGCCGCGATCGTCGACATGGGGATCACCTTCACGGTCTACAGCGAAGGCACCAACATCGACCGTGCTTGGCCGTTCGACATCATTCCGCGCGTCATCCCGGGTAAGGAATGGGCGCGCGTGTCCGCCGGCCTCGAACAGCGCGTGCGCGCGCTCAATCTGTTCATCGACGACCTGTACGGTGAGCAGAAGATCGTGAAAGACGGGGTCTTTCCGGCCGAGCTGTTGGCGCATTCCAAGAACTTCCGGCACGAGGTGCGGGGTGTGAAACCACCGCACGGTGTCTGGGCACACATCTGCGGCTCGGACCTGATCCGCGACGAGCGAGGCCGTTTCCACGTGCTCGAAGACAACCTGCGTGTACCGTCCGGTGTCTCGTACATGCTGGAAAACCGTGTCCTGACCAAGCGCGTGTTCGGCGAGTTGTTCGAGGACGCGAGCATACTGCCGGTCGCTGACTACCCCGCGCAGCTGTTCGATATGCTGGCCGCGATCTCGCCGCGTCCGCTGGACTTTCCCGAGGTCGTCGTGTTGACACCGGGGATCTACAACTCGGCGTATTTCGAGCACGCGTTCCTGGCGCAGCAGATGGGTGCGGAGCTGGTGGAAGGCGCGGACCTGGTGGTCGCCGACGACGACTGCGTCTACATGCGCACGATCGACGGCCTGCAGCGGGTGGATGTGATCTACCGACGCGTGGACGACCTGTTTCTCGACCCGGAGGTCTTCAATCCCGACTCCGCGCTCGGCGTTCCGGGATTGATGCGCGCCTGGCGCAAGGGCAATGTCGGCATCGCCAATGCACCGGGCGCCGGCGTGGCGGACGACAAGGTGGTGTATGCCTTCGTGCCGCAGATCATCCGTTACTACCTCGACCAGGATGCGATCATTCCCAACGTCGAGACCTATGTCTGCCTGTACGATGAACAGCGCGCCTACGTCCTCGACAACCTCGACAAGCTGGTCGTCAAACCGGCCAACGAGTCGGGTGGCTATGGGATGTTGATCGGCCCGAAGGCGACCAAGAAGGAACGCCGCGAGTTCGCCGGCCTGATTCGTGACGATCCGCGAAACTACATTGCCCAGCCGCTGATCCCACTGTCCACGGTACCTACGCTGGTCGATGATCACGTTGAGCCGCGACACGTCGATCTGCGGCCGTTTACACTGCAGGCGTCTGGTGTCTACGTGACACCCGGCGGTCTCACCCGGGTCGCTCTGCGCAAGGGTTCGACCGTGGTCAATTCCTCGCAGGGCGGCGGCAGCAAGGATACCTGGATACTGCAGGCGGAGGGCACCTGA
- a CDS encoding alpha-E domain-containing protein: protein MLSRVAERLYWMGRYLERVESTARLVSAYTNQILDLPKGVDPGWQQLVGINGSNAIFEGHYQNYDERNTVKFLLADEFNPGSIISGLNAARENVRTTRDVLPTEAWDHTNELYLYCREHAANGVLRKHRFTFLKQVVIRCQQITGLLTGTMSHDQPCNFVRLGRNLERGDMTTRIVDSAVTLLMPRIEAPAPYDSLLWVNVLKSLSAFQMYRQHVRSRVVGTDVLRYLLQDLHFPRALGFTLARVESFFHRLPRAEGPLNLLADLQQQVHDVRLDMLDLDSMHALIDQIQAELNVLHDQISTTWFNLETAHQA from the coding sequence ATGCTGTCGCGCGTCGCGGAACGGCTGTATTGGATGGGGCGCTACCTCGAACGCGTCGAGAGTACCGCGCGCCTGGTCAGCGCCTACACCAACCAGATCCTCGACCTGCCGAAGGGTGTCGATCCCGGATGGCAACAACTGGTCGGTATCAACGGGTCGAATGCGATCTTCGAAGGCCATTACCAGAACTACGACGAGCGTAACACCGTCAAGTTTCTGCTCGCCGACGAGTTCAATCCCGGTTCGATCATCAGTGGGCTGAACGCGGCACGCGAGAACGTGCGCACCACGCGCGACGTCCTGCCTACCGAGGCGTGGGATCACACCAACGAGTTGTACCTGTACTGCCGCGAGCATGCCGCCAACGGGGTGCTGCGCAAGCACAGGTTCACCTTTCTCAAGCAGGTCGTGATCCGGTGCCAGCAGATCACCGGGCTTCTGACGGGCACCATGAGCCACGATCAGCCCTGCAATTTCGTCCGGCTTGGGCGCAATCTCGAGCGGGGCGACATGACCACGCGGATCGTCGACAGCGCAGTGACCTTGTTGATGCCGCGTATCGAGGCACCGGCACCCTACGACAGCCTGTTGTGGGTGAACGTGTTAAAATCCCTGTCCGCGTTCCAGATGTATCGTCAGCATGTGCGCAGTCGCGTGGTGGGTACCGACGTGCTGCGGTATCTGCTGCAGGATCTCCACTTCCCACGCGCGCTCGGGTTCACGCTGGCACGGGTCGAGAGCTTTTTCCATCGACTGCCGCGCGCCGAAGGCCCGCTGAATCTCCTCGCCGACCTGCAGCAGCAGGTGCACGATGTACGCCTGGATATGCTCGATCTGGACTCGATGCACGCCCTGATCGACCAGATCCAGGCTGAACTGAACGTGCTTCACGACCAGATCAGCACCACCTGGTTCAATCTCGAGACCGCGCACCAGGCGTAA
- a CDS encoding transglutaminase family protein, with protein MAIRVAIDHKTTYHFDRPVSLSPHLIRLRPAPHARTPIHDYQLTIEPAEHRLYWQQDPFGNFVARAVFPEKAELFGVHVRLVADMTVINPFDFFVEKYAEDYPFRYDALLRKELEPYFELSENGPRLLRWVAGVDRSTCRIQDFLVNLNQQLQHAIDYTIRLDPGIQTCEETLDKALGSCRDTGWLLVQILRHLGLAARFVSGYLVQLTADVKALDGPSGPEQDFTDLHAWAEVYVPGAGWLGLDPTSGLFAGEGHIPLACTPDPVSAAAITGFTDKCEVSFDYLNQVTRVHEDPRVTKPYTEEQWQAIRGLGREVDGQLRALDVRLTMGGEPTFVSIDDMQGAEWNTEALGRHKRERAGVLLRRLGDAFARDGLLHYGQGKWYPGEPLPRWALGCFWRTDGVPLWRDVGLLADERRHYGVTIEKARQFGERLTARLGVRSAHLVAGYENWIYYLWREARQPVELDSVAIPWAPQFRDDLSLALAHGLERPVGFALPLLWDWQQSGWRSGAWEFPNGRLQLMPGGSPMGLRLPVAELPWVGEVEHEEVIAPSPWYPGGPGAAPAETPPPMAADARPEVVRRRWRSWGGVPHTALCLQPRDGRLHAFLPPCEYLEHYATLLVAVEDTAAELDLPVVIEGYEPPRDARLNFLKVTPDPGVIEVNIHPAATWDELEHNTVTLYEEARQARLGTEKFMLDGRHTGTGGGNHVTLGAAAAIDSPFLRRPDLLRSLLTYWQHHPALSYLFSGLFIGFTSQAPRADERGSRPLREFERSLGEIERGSTPAVVDRALRSFLADVTGNTHRAEFCIDKLASADSASGRQGLLEFRAFEMPPHARMSLAQMLLLRALVARFWRQPYRHALVPWGTALDDRFMLPHYVWSDFAAVIDDLNDAGYAFDLAWYAAFLEFRFPVYGRVEYDGVEIELRMALEPWQVLEEETATQRQARVVDSAVERLQIVCRGLDPARHLVTCNGRRVPLQATGTPGEFVAGVRYKAWDAAFGMHPTVEVHAPLVFDLVERDLGRTIGGCVYHVAHPGGRAYDTFPVNAYEAEARRITRFWAWGHSPGDPVPPAWIRRLHDGRLSSGARDVREPSQERPNPAYPCTLDLRRRPI; from the coding sequence ATGGCCATCCGTGTCGCCATTGACCATAAAACCACTTATCACTTCGACCGGCCGGTCTCCCTGTCGCCTCACCTGATCCGGCTGCGTCCGGCTCCGCATGCGCGCACGCCGATCCACGACTATCAACTGACGATCGAGCCGGCCGAGCATCGCCTGTACTGGCAGCAGGACCCCTTCGGCAACTTCGTCGCACGCGCGGTTTTCCCGGAGAAGGCCGAACTGTTCGGCGTACACGTACGATTGGTCGCCGACATGACGGTGATCAATCCGTTCGACTTCTTTGTCGAGAAATACGCCGAAGACTATCCGTTTCGCTACGACGCCTTGCTGCGCAAGGAGCTCGAGCCGTATTTCGAGCTCAGCGAAAACGGTCCACGCCTCCTGCGCTGGGTGGCCGGCGTCGATCGCAGCACGTGTCGCATCCAGGACTTTCTGGTCAATCTCAACCAGCAGCTGCAGCATGCGATCGACTACACGATCCGCCTCGACCCAGGCATCCAGACCTGCGAGGAGACGTTGGACAAGGCGCTGGGATCGTGCCGTGACACCGGTTGGCTCCTGGTCCAGATCCTGCGCCATCTGGGTCTCGCGGCGCGTTTCGTCTCAGGCTATCTGGTGCAGCTGACCGCGGATGTGAAGGCACTCGATGGCCCTTCGGGTCCGGAGCAGGACTTCACCGACCTGCATGCCTGGGCCGAGGTCTACGTCCCCGGTGCCGGCTGGCTCGGTCTCGATCCGACCTCGGGACTGTTTGCCGGCGAAGGGCATATCCCGCTGGCGTGCACGCCCGACCCGGTCAGTGCGGCGGCGATCACCGGGTTTACCGACAAATGCGAGGTCAGTTTCGACTATCTGAACCAGGTCACCCGCGTCCATGAGGATCCGCGCGTCACCAAGCCCTACACCGAGGAGCAATGGCAGGCGATCCGCGGCCTGGGTCGCGAGGTCGACGGGCAACTGCGGGCCCTCGATGTACGCCTCACGATGGGTGGTGAGCCGACCTTCGTCTCTATCGACGACATGCAGGGTGCCGAGTGGAATACCGAGGCGCTGGGCCGGCACAAGCGTGAACGCGCCGGCGTGCTGCTCCGACGGCTCGGCGATGCGTTCGCCCGCGACGGCCTGCTGCACTATGGCCAGGGCAAGTGGTATCCGGGGGAACCGTTGCCACGCTGGGCATTGGGTTGTTTCTGGCGCACCGATGGCGTGCCGCTGTGGCGCGACGTCGGGCTGCTGGCCGATGAACGTCGGCACTATGGTGTCACCATAGAAAAGGCCCGACAGTTCGGCGAACGGCTGACGGCGCGGCTCGGAGTGCGCAGCGCGCACCTGGTCGCCGGCTACGAAAACTGGATCTACTACCTGTGGCGTGAGGCCCGCCAGCCGGTCGAGCTGGACAGTGTTGCGATCCCCTGGGCACCGCAGTTCCGCGACGACCTGAGCCTCGCGTTGGCACACGGCCTCGAGCGGCCGGTCGGTTTCGCGCTGCCGCTGCTCTGGGACTGGCAGCAGAGCGGCTGGCGCAGTGGTGCCTGGGAGTTTCCGAACGGGCGTCTGCAGCTGATGCCGGGCGGCTCGCCGATGGGGCTGCGGCTGCCGGTCGCGGAACTGCCGTGGGTCGGCGAGGTCGAGCACGAGGAGGTCATAGCGCCGTCGCCCTGGTACCCCGGCGGCCCCGGTGCGGCCCCGGCCGAAACCCCGCCTCCGATGGCGGCCGACGCGCGACCCGAAGTGGTGCGTCGCCGCTGGCGGTCGTGGGGAGGTGTGCCGCACACCGCCCTCTGTCTGCAACCCCGCGACGGTCGTCTGCACGCCTTCCTGCCGCCATGCGAGTACCTGGAGCACTATGCGACATTGCTCGTGGCGGTCGAGGATACCGCCGCCGAGCTGGACCTGCCGGTGGTGATCGAGGGCTACGAACCGCCGCGCGATGCCCGCCTGAACTTCCTCAAGGTGACCCCCGACCCGGGGGTGATCGAGGTCAACATCCACCCGGCGGCAACCTGGGATGAACTCGAACACAACACCGTGACCCTGTACGAGGAGGCACGTCAGGCACGGCTCGGTACCGAGAAGTTCATGCTGGACGGACGGCACACCGGCACCGGTGGCGGCAACCATGTGACCCTCGGCGCGGCGGCCGCGATCGACAGCCCGTTTCTGCGTCGTCCGGACCTGTTGCGGTCGCTGTTGACCTATTGGCAGCATCACCCGGCACTGTCGTACCTGTTCTCCGGGCTGTTCATCGGTTTCACCTCGCAGGCGCCGCGCGCCGACGAGCGGGGCTCGCGACCGCTGCGCGAGTTCGAACGCAGCCTCGGTGAGATCGAACGTGGGTCGACACCTGCCGTCGTCGACCGTGCCTTGCGCAGCTTTCTCGCCGATGTTACGGGCAACACCCACCGTGCGGAGTTCTGTATCGACAAACTGGCGTCGGCCGACTCGGCCAGTGGCCGCCAGGGTCTGCTCGAGTTTCGTGCGTTCGAGATGCCGCCACATGCGCGCATGAGTCTGGCGCAGATGCTGTTGTTGCGTGCCCTGGTGGCGCGTTTCTGGCGCCAGCCCTATCGTCACGCACTGGTGCCTTGGGGCACCGCGTTGGACGATCGATTCATGCTGCCCCATTACGTGTGGAGCGATTTCGCCGCGGTGATCGACGACCTGAACGACGCCGGCTATGCGTTCGACCTCGCCTGGTACGCGGCTTTTCTGGAATTCCGCTTTCCGGTCTACGGGCGGGTCGAGTACGACGGCGTCGAGATCGAACTGCGTATGGCCCTGGAACCTTGGCAGGTGCTTGAGGAAGAGACGGCCACGCAGCGCCAGGCGCGGGTCGTCGATTCAGCCGTCGAGCGCCTGCAGATCGTCTGTCGTGGTCTCGATCCGGCGCGCCACCTGGTCACCTGCAACGGCCGACGGGTGCCGCTGCAGGCAACCGGGACGCCAGGCGAGTTCGTCGCGGGCGTACGTTACAAGGCGTGGGATGCGGCATTCGGCATGCATCCGACCGTCGAGGTGCATGCCCCCCTGGTGTTCGATCTGGTGGAGCGGGACCTCGGGCGTACGATTGGTGGCTGCGTCTATCACGTCGCGCATCCTGGCGGCCGGGCCTACGACACCTTTCCGGTCAACGCCTACGAGGCAGAGGCGCGGCGTATCACGCGTTTCTGGGCATGGGGTCATTCACCCGGTGATCCGGTGCCGCCCGCGTGGATTCGTCGCCTGCACGACGGGCGGCTGAGCAGCGGTGCGCGCGACGTACGTGAGCCGTCGCAGGAGCGACCGAATCCGGCCTATCCCTGTACCCTTGACCTGCGCCGGAGACCGATATGA
- a CDS encoding HDOD domain-containing protein yields the protein MPPEAEHTLSESAGGAVEFLLRRMQRNQDFPALSETIRTLNGLSASSNKSIEQLASVIVRDYALTNKVLKVVNSAFYAGFAGKVGTISRAIVVLGIEPIRALAASLMLFEHLSEASNADRVKALIGKSMFGALLAREAASDVGLPQGEEAFLAAMFHNLGELLVAFYLAEEDAAIQEMVADGEVAPLRAQHEVLGVSFEQLGMAVGRHWNFPDLITNSMKRMPPGQLSKAKNDDELLCRLAGFASEVTERLAVGDRSGDPLMDAVLSRYQKCVKLEAASFDDAVSEARSEYRMLAESLATPERAPGAIRALAGLKPPEQAADAVDEDFADVALPEDQSTQADRVVEPEPILVEGLQEATAMLSEGAGLNQVAQVMLETLYRAFGLRRVALCLRDVSRRQYVGRLGFGGDIEGYLNALRFGEAYERDVFHVALKQKTDVHIADLAVGGAGHGIPAWYSAISPSGALLFLPLLVHERPVGCIIAEHEQANGLRLEPGALRLVRALRNQLSLGLQLRRSSGG from the coding sequence ATGCCCCCTGAAGCCGAGCACACGCTGAGCGAAAGCGCCGGCGGTGCGGTCGAGTTCCTGTTGCGCCGCATGCAACGCAACCAGGATTTCCCCGCACTGTCGGAGACCATCCGTACCCTGAACGGTTTGTCGGCGTCGAGCAACAAATCCATCGAGCAGCTGGCGTCCGTGATCGTGCGCGACTATGCGCTGACCAACAAGGTGCTGAAAGTGGTCAATTCGGCCTTCTACGCCGGGTTCGCCGGCAAGGTCGGCACCATCTCGCGCGCGATCGTCGTGCTCGGCATCGAACCGATCCGGGCCTTGGCGGCCTCGCTTATGTTGTTCGAGCACCTGTCCGAGGCAAGCAACGCGGACCGAGTCAAGGCATTGATCGGCAAGAGCATGTTCGGCGCCCTCCTGGCCCGCGAGGCAGCGAGCGATGTCGGCCTTCCGCAGGGTGAAGAGGCCTTCCTGGCGGCGATGTTTCACAATCTCGGTGAGTTGCTGGTGGCCTTCTATCTCGCCGAAGAGGATGCCGCGATTCAGGAGATGGTGGCCGACGGCGAGGTCGCACCGCTACGCGCCCAGCACGAGGTGCTCGGTGTCAGTTTCGAGCAGCTCGGCATGGCGGTCGGTCGTCACTGGAACTTCCCCGACCTGATCACCAACAGCATGAAGCGCATGCCGCCCGGCCAGCTCAGCAAGGCGAAAAACGACGACGAGCTGTTGTGTCGCCTGGCCGGGTTCGCGAGCGAGGTGACGGAACGACTGGCGGTTGGCGACCGGTCGGGCGATCCGTTGATGGATGCCGTACTGTCGCGCTATCAAAAGTGCGTCAAACTCGAGGCGGCCAGTTTCGACGACGCGGTCAGTGAGGCGCGCAGTGAGTACCGGATGCTCGCCGAGAGCCTCGCGACTCCGGAGCGTGCGCCGGGTGCGATCCGCGCGCTCGCCGGCCTGAAGCCGCCAGAACAGGCGGCCGACGCAGTCGACGAGGATTTCGCCGACGTCGCGCTGCCCGAAGATCAGTCCACCCAGGCGGACCGCGTGGTTGAGCCGGAACCTATCCTGGTCGAGGGCTTGCAGGAGGCGACCGCGATGCTGTCCGAGGGTGCTGGCCTGAATCAGGTCGCGCAAGTGATGCTCGAGACCTTGTACCGGGCATTCGGCCTACGCAGGGTCGCGCTTTGTCTGCGCGATGTCTCGCGACGGCAATATGTCGGTCGGCTGGGCTTCGGTGGTGATATCGAGGGCTACCTGAACGCCTTGCGTTTCGGCGAGGCCTACGAGCGGGATGTGTTCCACGTCGCGCTGAAGCAGAAGACCGATGTGCATATTGCCGATCTTGCGGTCGGTGGTGCAGGGCACGGGATCCCGGCTTGGTACAGCGCGATCAGTCCCAGTGGCGCCCTGTTGTTCCTGCCGCTGTTGGTGCACGAGCGCCCGGTCGGCTGCATCATCGCCGAGCACGAGCAGGCCAATGGCCTGCGTCTGGAACCCGGCGCCCTGCGATTGGTGCGCGCGTTGCGCAACCAGTTGTCGCTGGGCCTGCAGCTGCGGCGTTCGTCGGGCGGCTGA
- a CDS encoding arginine N-succinyltransferase: protein MSADTHLQLEDPPRRRGLRASHVLWIVLLTILVTGAVTYWVVRTYIYAKDFKPVELSVKEQRTLQSKLRALGYDPGPQQAPADKETDQEWLRPERYSEVGAKHEVSFSERELNAMVANNPDLARRLAVDLADDLVSARLLVPVDPDFPLLGGKTLRLAAGVEMAYRDAKPVVVLKGVSIMGIPIPNSWLGGLKNIDLIREFGDEQGFWKGFADGVEDIRVEEGQLKVKLKE from the coding sequence ATGAGCGCGGACACGCACCTGCAACTCGAAGACCCGCCGCGGCGACGTGGGCTGCGCGCTAGTCATGTGCTGTGGATTGTCCTGCTGACGATCCTTGTGACGGGTGCGGTGACCTACTGGGTGGTACGTACCTACATCTATGCAAAGGACTTTAAGCCGGTTGAACTGAGCGTCAAGGAACAGCGCACGCTGCAATCCAAACTGCGGGCGCTGGGCTACGACCCCGGGCCTCAGCAGGCCCCGGCGGATAAGGAGACCGACCAGGAATGGTTGCGGCCAGAGCGGTATTCCGAGGTCGGCGCGAAGCACGAAGTGAGTTTCAGCGAGCGCGAGTTGAATGCGATGGTCGCGAACAATCCGGACCTTGCGCGCCGCCTCGCGGTCGATCTCGCGGACGATCTGGTGAGTGCGCGCCTGCTGGTCCCGGTGGATCCCGATTTTCCGCTGCTGGGCGGCAAGACGCTGCGCCTCGCGGCGGGTGTCGAGATGGCCTATCGGGACGCCAAGCCCGTGGTGGTCCTCAAGGGCGTCAGTATCATGGGCATTCCGATTCCCAATTCCTGGCTGGGCGGTCTGAAGAACATCGACCTGATCCGGGAGTTCGGCGACGAACAGGGCTTCTGGAAGGGGTTTGCGGATGGTGTCGAAGACATCCGCGTCGAAGAAGGCCAGCTCAAGGTCAAACTCAAGGAATAA
- a CDS encoding histidine triad nucleotide-binding protein — translation MNDCIFCKIAAGDIPADKVFEDDAVVAFRDLNPQAPSHVLVIPRRHIATLNDVGADDEATVGRLYRAAREIAAAEGYAEAGYRTVMNCNEAGGQTVFHIHLHLLGGRMMHWPPG, via the coding sequence ATGAACGATTGTATTTTCTGCAAGATCGCGGCCGGCGACATTCCGGCCGACAAGGTGTTCGAAGACGACGCCGTGGTCGCGTTCCGCGACCTCAACCCCCAGGCACCGAGCCACGTGCTGGTGATTCCGCGGCGCCACATCGCCACCCTCAACGATGTCGGTGCGGACGATGAGGCGACCGTCGGTCGTCTGTACCGCGCGGCGCGCGAGATAGCTGCCGCCGAGGGCTATGCCGAGGCCGGCTATCGCACGGTGATGAACTGCAACGAGGCCGGCGGACAGACGGTGTTTCATATCCACCTGCATCTTCTCGGCGGGCGCATGATGCACTGGCCACCCGGTTGA
- the ppk1 gene encoding polyphosphate kinase 1: MEKQMLSQETGEKTQAPEAEPVDLDDPSLYLNRELTWLAFNRRVLHEAEDARNPLLERVKFLAIVGSNLDEFFMKRIGGLKQQLGAGMVKKTVDGRTPKEQISECYEAVREQENLQREVFQKLRGELSERGIEILGYEALDRDDADFLRAHFHDNIFPLITPQSIDPAHPFPFISNLSLNLLVQVRFPNQEGRTSLARIKVPVGDNLPRFVQLPDRNHYVPVEQVLRANLDMLLPEMDIVSVYMFRVTRNANTERNEEHADDLLSMIESELRDRRFAPIVRLQVQGDMDETSRGMLAAELGLNENEDVFNAGGDMLAMRDLFQLVGIGIPELHDDPFQPIDHPSLTEGINIFHLIREHGPFLLQHPYESFGTSVERFLKESALDPKVRAIKMTLYRTSSDTKVIDHLVRAARNGKQVAVVVELKARFDEAANIRWAARMEEAGIHVTYGVVGLKTHSKIVLVVRNDYNGLKRYLHIGTGNYHAGTARLYSDLGILTNDQDLGRDATELFNYLTTGYTPERYYRKLLPAPKVLKAALLARIARERRLHSAEKPGRIQFKMNALEDVDITRALYEASRDGVHVDLIVRDTCRFRPGVSGLSENARVISIVGRFLEHTRIYYFQNGGDEEYFIGSADCMKRNLESRVEVVTPVTGEALRAELRWMLDSQLNDYRNGWEMGSDGVYTRREPRTEAEQLGSQQQAMERAKQRIKDATRYQKGRSRRPVAGRNLR, encoded by the coding sequence ATGGAAAAGCAGATGTTGTCTCAAGAAACCGGCGAAAAGACCCAGGCGCCCGAAGCGGAGCCGGTCGACCTCGATGACCCGTCGCTGTATCTGAACCGCGAGCTTACCTGGCTGGCTTTCAACCGAAGGGTATTGCACGAGGCGGAGGATGCGCGCAATCCCCTGCTGGAGCGCGTCAAGTTCCTCGCGATCGTCGGCTCCAACCTCGACGAGTTTTTCATGAAGCGCATCGGCGGCCTCAAGCAGCAGCTGGGCGCTGGCATGGTCAAGAAGACCGTCGACGGGCGCACGCCGAAGGAACAGATCAGCGAATGTTACGAGGCGGTGCGCGAACAGGAAAATCTGCAGCGCGAGGTGTTTCAGAAGCTGCGCGGCGAACTGAGCGAGCGGGGCATAGAGATTCTCGGATACGAAGCCCTCGACCGCGACGACGCCGATTTTCTGCGCGCCCACTTCCACGACAATATCTTTCCGCTGATTACTCCGCAGTCGATCGATCCGGCGCACCCGTTTCCGTTCATCTCGAACCTGTCGCTGAACCTGCTGGTGCAGGTCCGCTTCCCTAACCAGGAGGGGCGTACCTCGCTGGCGCGCATCAAGGTGCCGGTCGGTGACAATCTGCCGCGTTTCGTGCAACTGCCGGACCGCAATCACTATGTTCCGGTCGAGCAGGTGCTGCGGGCGAACCTGGACATGCTGCTTCCGGAGATGGATATCGTCAGCGTCTACATGTTCCGGGTCACGCGTAATGCGAACACCGAGCGGAACGAGGAGCATGCCGACGATCTGTTGTCGATGATCGAATCGGAGTTGCGTGACCGGCGTTTCGCGCCGATCGTTCGCCTGCAGGTCCAGGGCGACATGGACGAGACCAGCCGCGGGATGCTGGCCGCGGAACTCGGCCTGAACGAGAACGAGGACGTCTTCAATGCAGGGGGGGACATGCTCGCCATGCGCGACTTGTTTCAACTGGTCGGCATCGGTATCCCTGAACTCCACGACGATCCTTTCCAGCCCATCGACCACCCGTCGCTGACCGAAGGCATCAACATCTTTCACCTGATTCGCGAGCACGGTCCGTTTCTCCTGCAGCATCCGTACGAATCGTTCGGCACCTCGGTCGAGCGATTCCTCAAGGAATCGGCGCTGGACCCGAAGGTGCGCGCGATCAAGATGACCCTGTATCGCACCTCGAGCGATACAAAGGTGATTGATCACCTGGTGCGCGCGGCGCGCAATGGAAAGCAGGTCGCGGTGGTGGTGGAGCTGAAGGCGCGCTTTGACGAGGCGGCGAACATCCGCTGGGCGGCGCGCATGGAAGAGGCGGGCATCCACGTGACCTATGGCGTCGTGGGTCTGAAGACGCACTCAAAGATCGTGCTGGTCGTGCGAAACGACTACAACGGCTTGAAGCGCTATCTGCATATAGGGACCGGCAACTACCACGCCGGCACGGCGCGCCTGTATTCCGACCTGGGAATACTCACCAATGACCAGGACCTCGGACGGGACGCCACCGAACTGTTCAATTACCTCACGACCGGTTACACCCCGGAGCGTTACTATCGCAAGCTGTTGCCGGCCCCGAAGGTGTTGAAGGCAGCGTTGCTGGCCCGCATCGCACGCGAACGCCGACTGCACTCGGCAGAAAAACCAGGTCGTATCCAGTTCAAGATGAATGCGCTGGAAGACGTCGATATCACGCGTGCCCTGTACGAGGCCAGCCGTGACGGCGTTCACGTCGACCTGATCGTGCGCGACACCTGCCGATTCCGTCCGGGCGTCAGTGGATTGTCTGAGAATGCGCGTGTCATCAGCATCGTCGGCCGGTTCCTCGAACACACCCGGATCTATTACTTCCAGAACGGTGGTGACGAGGAGTACTTTATCGGCTCGGCGGATTGCATGAAACGCAACCTGGAGTCACGCGTCGAGGTGGTGACGCCGGTGACCGGCGAGGCGTTGCGTGCGGAACTGCGCTGGATGCTCGACAGTCAGCTGAACGACTACCGCAACGGTTGGGAGATGGGGTCCGACGGCGTCTATACTCGACGCGAACCGCGTACCGAAGCGGAGCAGCTCGGGTCCCAACAGCAGGCGATGGAACGCGCCAAGCAGCGCATCAAGGATGCAACCCGTTACCAGAAAGGCAGGTCGCGCCGTCCGGTCGCCGGGCGCAATCTGCGCTGA